In the Moritella sp. F3 genome, one interval contains:
- a CDS encoding PilT/PilU family type 4a pilus ATPase, translated as MGMLPQLFSAMKKLEGSDMYISAGIAPTVKVHGSLRAISEHKLTSEQSLALVKEAMSEDEYASFCKTKESNFGLFFPDIGRFRVSAFWQLEKAGMVIRRIETDIPAMDDLYLPAVLKQTALEKRGLVLVVGATGSGKSTTQAAMVGYRNQNSSGHILTIEDPIEFVHEHQNCIVTQREVGIDTESFEDALKSSLRQAPDVILIGEIRSQETMEFALAFAETGHLCMATLHATNANQAIDRILHLVPKEKHAQLLYDLSLNLKAIVAQQLIPVQGGTSRRGVFEILLNSPLVSELIRKNELHKIKEIMTKSVELGMQTYDQALLALYDSSMISYTEALHYADSPNDLRLMIKLNQGQASSNGMLDGITIEAL; from the coding sequence ATGGGAATGCTACCACAACTCTTCAGTGCGATGAAAAAGCTCGAAGGCTCTGATATGTATATTTCTGCGGGTATTGCGCCAACAGTGAAAGTACACGGCTCATTACGAGCAATATCAGAGCATAAATTAACATCAGAGCAGTCGCTAGCCTTGGTTAAAGAAGCGATGTCTGAAGATGAATACGCCTCTTTCTGCAAGACTAAAGAGTCTAATTTTGGTCTGTTTTTCCCCGATATTGGCCGTTTCCGTGTTAGCGCATTTTGGCAATTAGAAAAAGCCGGTATGGTGATCCGCCGGATTGAAACTGACATTCCGGCGATGGATGACTTGTACCTGCCTGCCGTGTTAAAGCAGACTGCATTAGAAAAACGTGGCCTCGTGCTCGTTGTTGGTGCGACAGGCTCGGGCAAGTCGACGACGCAAGCTGCAATGGTGGGTTATCGTAATCAAAACTCATCGGGGCATATTTTAACGATTGAAGATCCGATTGAGTTTGTCCACGAACATCAAAATTGTATCGTTACTCAGCGTGAAGTGGGGATTGATACCGAGTCGTTTGAAGATGCACTTAAAAGTTCATTACGTCAGGCACCTGATGTGATATTAATTGGTGAGATCCGTTCGCAAGAAACCATGGAATTTGCCTTGGCGTTTGCTGAAACGGGGCATTTATGTATGGCCACGTTACATGCCACCAATGCCAACCAAGCTATCGATCGTATTTTGCACTTAGTACCAAAAGAGAAACATGCGCAGTTGTTATATGATTTGTCGCTTAACCTGAAAGCGATTGTTGCGCAGCAATTAATTCCCGTACAAGGGGGCACCAGTCGTCGCGGTGTATTTGAAATATTATTGAACAGCCCATTAGTGAGTGAATTGATCCGTAAAAATGAGCTGCATAAAATTAAAGAAATAATGACGAAGTCAGTCGAGTTGGGGATGCAAACTTATGATCAAGCGTTACTAGCGCTTTATGATAGCAGCATGATCAGTTATACCGAAGCCCTGCATTATGCTGACTCACCTAATGATTTACGTTTAATGATCAAGTTAAATCAAGGTCAAGCGAGCAGTAATGGTATGCTTGATGGCATCACAATTGAAGCCTTGTAA
- the yaaA gene encoding peroxide stress protein YaaA: MLIVVSPAKTLDFETPPVVKEYSQADLTVDSAELIDVCRQLTPVDLSSLMKISDKLAGLNAARFTEWSSEFTPENAKQAVFAFKGDVYTGLDAETFTADDMIFAQQHFRILSGLYGLLRPLDLIKAYRLEMGTKLANGRGTNLYQFWGDIVTDKVNETLAAQGDKVLINLASNEYFKAVQKKRLKGRVITPVFKDCKAGKFKIISFYAKKARGLMARYIIENQLTDIEQLTAFDTDGYYYCEAESTDIELVFKRDEIFK, from the coding sequence ATGTTAATAGTGGTATCACCGGCTAAAACACTCGATTTTGAAACGCCGCCTGTTGTTAAGGAATATAGCCAAGCTGACTTAACGGTTGATTCGGCTGAGTTGATTGATGTTTGCCGTCAATTAACGCCTGTTGATTTATCTTCACTGATGAAAATAAGTGATAAATTAGCTGGATTAAATGCGGCTCGCTTTACTGAATGGTCGAGTGAATTCACCCCTGAAAATGCCAAACAAGCGGTATTTGCGTTTAAAGGTGATGTATACACTGGCTTAGACGCAGAAACGTTTACTGCTGATGACATGATATTTGCCCAGCAACACTTCCGTATTTTATCTGGATTATATGGTTTATTACGACCACTTGATTTGATTAAAGCATATCGCCTCGAAATGGGCACGAAGCTAGCGAATGGCCGTGGCACTAACTTGTATCAGTTCTGGGGTGATATTGTTACTGATAAAGTTAACGAAACACTGGCAGCACAAGGCGATAAAGTATTAATTAACTTAGCATCAAATGAATATTTTAAAGCAGTACAAAAGAAACGCTTAAAAGGCCGTGTTATTACACCGGTATTTAAAGACTGCAAAGCCGGTAAATTTAAGATCATTAGCTTTTATGCGAAAAAAGCCCGTGGTCTGATGGCGCGTTACATTATTGAAAATCAGTTAACAGATATTGAGCAGCTAACAGCATTTGATACTGATGGTTATTACTATTGTGAAGCGGAATCAACCGATATTGAATTGGTGTTTAAACGAGATGAAATATTTAAGTAA
- a CDS encoding TIGR04211 family SH3 domain-containing protein, protein MKIKQLIIATLLTLVSLSSFAKETRYISDDVSIFMHSGPGTQYRIIGTIKAGEAVTYLQTNAGTNYVQITTDKNKTAWIDGASLSRQVSLKIRAPKLQAELAKTKEALAKINSKNSAAMAELTNANRDQLAEKQAGIAAQANNIDSLTAENTALTEEAVRLREENEQLSTRLDTKEEDEQHRFIILGALILAAGLIAGLIIPSISFRRKKNSGWD, encoded by the coding sequence GTGAAGATTAAACAACTCATTATAGCAACTTTGCTAACACTCGTTAGCTTATCGAGCTTTGCGAAAGAAACACGTTACATCAGTGACGACGTGTCTATTTTTATGCACTCAGGCCCGGGGACTCAATACCGTATCATCGGCACAATTAAAGCTGGCGAAGCGGTAACCTACTTACAAACTAATGCTGGCACGAACTATGTGCAAATCACCACAGATAAGAATAAAACAGCTTGGATTGACGGTGCTTCACTGTCACGCCAGGTTAGTTTAAAAATTCGTGCGCCTAAGCTACAAGCTGAACTGGCAAAAACGAAAGAAGCATTAGCAAAAATCAATAGTAAAAATTCAGCGGCAATGGCTGAATTAACGAATGCTAATCGTGATCAGCTTGCTGAAAAACAAGCAGGCATCGCTGCTCAAGCGAATAACATCGACTCTCTGACAGCCGAAAATACGGCATTGACTGAAGAAGCGGTACGTTTACGTGAAGAGAACGAGCAATTATCTACTCGCCTAGATACTAAAGAAGAAGACGAGCAACACCGTTTCATTATTCTTGGTGCGCTTATTCTTGCAGCGGGTTTAATTGCGGGATTAATTATTCCATCAATTAGTTTCCGTCGTAAGAAAAATAGCGGCTGGGATTAA
- a CDS encoding inorganic phosphate transporter yields MEIIQAYGPYLLMMAAVFGLYMAWGIGANDVANAMGTSVGTKSLTVKQAILIAMVFEFAGAYLAGGEVTDTVRKGIVDLAVFKETNRPDALAFGMISALLAAGTWLMIASIFGWPVSTTHSIVGAIVGFALVSVGPEAVQWGKAGGIVGSWVVTPILSGVIAYVTFMSIQKLIFDTKDPLANAKRYVPFYMALTTFVIAMVTIKKGLKHVGLHLTTTEGLIASAVISLLVAIAGALYISKQKYSPSNDKDMHFSNVEKVFGILMIITACAMAFAHGSNDVANAIGPLAAVVSIVEHGGEIAEKAEITWWILPLGGLGIVIGLATMGHKVMSTVGTGITELTPSRGFAAQLATATTVVIASGSGLPISTTQTLVGGVLGVGMARGIAALNLNVVRTIVVSWIVTLPAGAILSIIFYKILEAIFVV; encoded by the coding sequence ATGGAAATCATTCAAGCATACGGCCCTTATCTATTGATGATGGCAGCAGTCTTCGGCCTTTACATGGCATGGGGCATTGGTGCAAATGACGTTGCAAACGCAATGGGCACATCTGTTGGAACTAAATCACTCACAGTAAAACAAGCAATTCTTATTGCGATGGTTTTTGAGTTTGCCGGGGCTTACTTAGCCGGTGGTGAAGTAACTGATACCGTACGTAAAGGTATTGTTGACCTTGCGGTCTTTAAAGAAACTAACCGTCCAGATGCTTTAGCATTTGGTATGATCTCAGCACTACTTGCTGCAGGTACTTGGTTAATGATCGCTTCAATCTTTGGCTGGCCGGTATCAACAACACATTCGATTGTTGGTGCTATTGTTGGTTTTGCCCTAGTTAGTGTTGGTCCTGAAGCAGTACAGTGGGGCAAAGCAGGTGGTATCGTAGGGAGCTGGGTTGTCACACCAATACTCTCCGGTGTCATCGCCTATGTCACCTTTATGAGTATTCAAAAACTCATTTTTGATACCAAAGATCCACTCGCTAATGCGAAACGTTATGTGCCTTTTTATATGGCATTAACAACGTTCGTGATCGCAATGGTAACCATTAAAAAAGGTCTGAAACACGTAGGTTTACACCTAACAACAACTGAAGGTCTTATTGCTTCAGCTGTGATCAGCTTACTTGTTGCAATCGCTGGTGCCCTGTATATCAGCAAACAGAAATACAGCCCAAGCAATGATAAAGACATGCACTTCTCAAACGTAGAGAAAGTGTTTGGTATCTTAATGATCATCACTGCTTGTGCAATGGCATTTGCGCATGGTTCAAATGACGTAGCGAACGCGATCGGTCCACTGGCAGCAGTTGTATCTATTGTTGAGCACGGTGGCGAAATTGCTGAAAAAGCTGAGATCACCTGGTGGATTTTACCACTGGGTGGTTTAGGTATTGTGATTGGTCTAGCGACTATGGGTCATAAAGTAATGTCTACCGTTGGTACCGGCATTACCGAGCTAACACCAAGCCGTGGCTTCGCAGCGCAATTAGCGACAGCAACAACCGTTGTTATTGCATCTGGCTCAGGTTTACCTATCTCAACAACGCAAACCCTTGTGGGTGGCGTGCTGGGTGTGGGTATGGCGCGTGGTATCGCGGCATTGAACCTAAATGTAGTAAGAACAATCGTAGTATCTTGGATTGTAACTTTACCTGCGGGTGCAATCTTATCAATTATCTTCTACAAGATCTTAGAAGCTATCTTTGTAGTGTAA
- a CDS encoding TIGR00153 family protein, with translation MPVNTILGLFAKSPITPLQEHITKVHETCELLVPFFAATAEQDWDKAEIIRQQISQCEKDADVLKREIRLKLPRGIFMPVDRTDMLDLLTQQDKIANRAKDIAGRMIGRNLQLPAEIAEDFTIYLKRCIDATAQAKKAINELDELIETGFKGREVDLVENMINELDSIEDDTDAMQIVLRQKLRLIENNYNPIDVMFLYKILEWVGGLADQAETVGARLELMLARN, from the coding sequence ATGCCAGTAAATACTATTTTAGGACTTTTTGCTAAGTCACCGATTACACCGTTACAAGAACACATCACGAAAGTGCATGAGACTTGTGAATTGTTAGTGCCATTCTTTGCTGCAACAGCAGAACAAGATTGGGATAAAGCGGAAATCATTCGTCAGCAAATATCTCAGTGTGAGAAAGATGCAGATGTATTGAAACGTGAAATTCGTTTGAAGTTACCACGCGGTATCTTCATGCCTGTTGATCGTACCGATATGCTAGATCTACTTACTCAGCAAGATAAAATCGCCAATCGTGCGAAAGATATTGCTGGTCGTATGATCGGTCGCAACTTGCAACTTCCAGCTGAAATTGCTGAAGACTTCACAATTTATCTAAAACGTTGCATTGACGCGACGGCACAGGCTAAGAAAGCCATTAATGAGCTAGATGAGTTGATTGAAACTGGCTTTAAAGGCCGCGAAGTTGACCTTGTAGAAAACATGATTAACGAACTCGATAGTATCGAAGATGATACCGATGCAATGCAAATTGTACTGCGTCAAAAATTACGTTTAATCGAAAATAACTACAATCCAATTGATGTTATGTTCCTTTACAAAATCTTAGAGTGGGTGGGCGGATTAGCTGACCAAGCTGAAACTGTTGGCGCTCGTCTTGAGCTCATGCTAGCGCGTAATTAA
- a CDS encoding CYTH domain-containing protein: protein MSTEVEIKFVVKPEVKSQLAMLLADYVIIEQAIKPLSNTYFDTTTSQFRQFDFGLRTRKSLNFAEQTIKTAGIVRGGLHQRPEYNLPLLGDVPTLADFPAEIWPNGTNIAQLQADLVDLFTTDFERTMWHIKLANDAEIEVVFDQGMARSGEQSYPICEIELELVRGDITDLFTLAQQITQLGNVRLGNVSKAKRGYQLAGLYTPKIKPLALKMPTLACQGLKTESLTDIFLATLTQSYAHWQHHEQQYLETQDITALAEVDAAVALILQTMQSYAAILPDIDLSKAELVWLQQQLSAVSCASQLHQVMLTNGQFMRKLPEYKRIGKELEALQTRYVDFTDIETLFNSPRYASIMLSVSQLLSQGLSSVKLDTANVLSFANAHLQTSWQSVLDSQLSAPVLTLSDYLGLQEKLRQNLLIGHCFSHHYRPERRDKFRLPWQDILQGIDDLAILQVLMDVAQQQPPAITVQIEKLILRKQRSLLDALEQTRLQALTMRPYWLED, encoded by the coding sequence ATGAGTACGGAAGTTGAAATAAAATTTGTTGTTAAACCAGAGGTTAAATCACAATTAGCCATGCTACTCGCGGACTATGTGATAATCGAACAGGCTATTAAGCCTTTATCTAATACTTATTTTGATACAACGACATCCCAATTTCGTCAGTTTGATTTTGGTTTACGCACGCGAAAAAGTTTAAATTTTGCCGAGCAAACGATAAAAACGGCGGGTATTGTGCGTGGCGGGTTACATCAGCGCCCAGAATATAATTTACCTTTACTCGGCGATGTGCCGACATTAGCTGATTTCCCCGCTGAAATCTGGCCAAATGGTACTAATATCGCACAATTACAAGCGGATTTAGTGGATCTGTTTACCACCGACTTCGAGCGCACAATGTGGCATATTAAACTAGCCAATGACGCTGAAATTGAAGTGGTATTCGATCAAGGTATGGCGCGCAGTGGTGAGCAAAGTTACCCTATTTGTGAAATCGAACTTGAACTGGTACGTGGTGATATTACCGACCTGTTTACGCTTGCGCAGCAAATAACCCAATTAGGCAATGTACGCTTGGGCAATGTCAGTAAAGCCAAGCGTGGTTATCAGCTTGCGGGTCTTTATACGCCGAAGATTAAACCGCTGGCATTAAAGATGCCTACGCTTGCCTGCCAAGGCTTAAAAACAGAGAGTTTAACGGATATTTTTCTGGCGACACTAACGCAAAGTTATGCGCATTGGCAGCATCATGAACAACAGTATCTAGAAACACAGGACATTACTGCGCTTGCTGAAGTGGATGCCGCAGTAGCCTTGATCTTACAAACGATGCAAAGTTATGCCGCTATACTGCCTGATATCGATTTAAGCAAAGCAGAATTAGTGTGGTTACAGCAGCAATTATCTGCGGTGAGTTGTGCCTCTCAATTACATCAGGTAATGCTGACGAACGGTCAGTTTATGCGAAAGCTCCCTGAATATAAGCGTATTGGTAAAGAGCTAGAAGCACTGCAAACACGTTATGTTGATTTTACCGACATTGAAACGTTATTTAATAGCCCAAGATATGCCAGCATAATGCTGTCTGTTAGTCAGCTATTAAGCCAAGGCTTATCGAGTGTGAAACTCGATACAGCTAACGTATTATCGTTTGCCAATGCGCATTTACAAACAAGCTGGCAGAGTGTGCTTGATTCGCAATTGTCTGCACCGGTACTTACGTTGAGCGATTATTTAGGCTTGCAAGAAAAGCTGAGGCAGAATTTATTAATAGGGCATTGTTTTAGCCATCATTATCGACCAGAGCGCCGTGATAAATTTAGATTACCTTGGCAAGATATTTTACAGGGTATTGATGATCTCGCGATATTGCAGGTACTTATGGATGTTGCACAGCAGCAACCGCCAGCAATCACAGTGCAAATTGAAAAGCTAATATTACGTAAACAGCGTTCATTACTGGATGCGTTGGAACAGACGCGTCTACAAGCGTTAACGATGCGACCATACTGGTTAGAAGATTAA
- a CDS encoding PspA/IM30 family protein gives MSIFKKIMTAIRGGAREVGEGIVDANSMRIFEQEIRDAETHLTNAKRNLTDVMAKQMQSSRELERVKANLTEHEGYAVQALNAGNEALALEVAEKIAQLEQEVIEQQQNLDSFTSSAAKLKDLVKKSERQLAEHQRQLTMVKTTDSVQKATSAITDNFSASNSKLLSAKDSLERIKQKQQDFDDRMVAADELHAEGSDQSLKAKLAEAGIGQQQSNANSVLERLKAKQNS, from the coding sequence ATGAGCATTTTTAAGAAAATAATGACCGCGATCCGCGGCGGCGCCCGTGAAGTAGGTGAAGGTATTGTTGATGCAAACTCAATGCGTATCTTTGAACAAGAAATTCGCGATGCAGAAACTCACTTAACCAACGCTAAACGTAATTTAACTGACGTAATGGCGAAGCAAATGCAGTCAAGTCGTGAACTTGAACGCGTTAAAGCAAACTTAACTGAGCACGAAGGTTATGCAGTACAAGCATTAAATGCAGGCAACGAAGCATTAGCATTAGAAGTAGCTGAAAAAATTGCTCAACTAGAGCAAGAAGTTATCGAACAGCAGCAAAACCTAGATAGCTTTACAAGCAGCGCAGCAAAACTGAAAGATTTAGTGAAGAAAAGTGAACGCCAGCTAGCTGAACACCAACGTCAATTAACCATGGTTAAGACAACTGACAGTGTACAAAAAGCGACATCAGCAATCACGGACAACTTTAGCGCAAGCAATTCAAAACTGCTAAGTGCAAAAGATTCACTTGAGCGTATCAAGCAAAAACAGCAAGATTTTGATGATCGTATGGTTGCTGCAGATGAACTACATGCTGAAGGCAGTGATCAATCACTTAAAGCGAAACTAGCTGAAGCCGGTATTGGCCAACAGCAAAGCAACGCAAACTCAGTACTAGAGCGTTTGAAAGCCAAGCAAAATAGCTAA
- a CDS encoding YjfI family protein produces the protein MNIHKIANYLNDLGDKSDTGYKFDCTPISGDVDVLRVDVEGREEIPIFVSVTDEQILCIAYLWGENEVKTEKRVDMLEAMLELNIPMPLSSFAKIDDMYVVYGALSVQSTIADIEHELVVLSDNSLEVITELSDYLV, from the coding sequence ATGAACATACATAAAATTGCAAATTATCTTAATGATCTTGGCGACAAGTCTGATACTGGTTACAAGTTTGACTGCACCCCTATTTCGGGTGATGTTGATGTACTACGTGTCGACGTTGAAGGTCGTGAAGAAATTCCAATTTTTGTTTCTGTCACCGATGAGCAAATTCTTTGTATTGCTTATTTATGGGGCGAAAACGAAGTTAAAACAGAAAAACGTGTGGATATGTTAGAAGCGATGTTAGAGCTGAACATTCCAATGCCACTGTCATCATTCGCTAAAATTGACGATATGTATGTGGTATACGGCGCGTTATCAGTGCAATCAACCATTGCCGATATCGAACACGAATTAGTTGTATTAAGTGATAACAGTCTTGAAGTTATTACTGAATTATCAGATTATTTAGTTTAA
- a CDS encoding DUF350 domain-containing protein: MSVFETILSSDLLLFLAVDLIIALVLLSAMRFFTGAVDKIDTINELATRDNFAFGISLAGATFGLGIVLSGAISGEKAATLPLEIVGISLYGLAGLVLIKLGRWIHDRVSLNKLDKNTEVAERNVAVAIVDACASIATAIIIRSTLVWAEGLELITFIAIFTGFLISQTIMLLVTRYREHRYSRGNLGTTMQQAFKDNNIAVALRHGGYLISVAISVTIASNYIYYDSASLMTTLGSWMLFSLVMLTTFTILAIIAKKIILNGVNINKEVDLQNNVGIAAMDMAINLSIAFILTALLI, translated from the coding sequence ATGTCAGTTTTTGAAACGATCCTATCCTCAGATCTACTGCTATTTTTAGCCGTAGATCTGATCATCGCCTTAGTACTTTTATCCGCCATGCGATTCTTTACTGGCGCTGTCGACAAGATAGATACCATTAATGAATTAGCCACCCGCGATAACTTTGCTTTTGGTATTAGTTTAGCTGGCGCTACATTTGGTTTAGGCATCGTGTTGTCAGGTGCAATTTCAGGGGAAAAAGCAGCAACCTTGCCGTTAGAAATAGTCGGCATAAGCCTTTATGGGTTAGCCGGATTAGTACTGATCAAACTGGGGCGTTGGATCCATGACCGTGTATCGCTTAATAAACTGGATAAAAATACCGAAGTTGCCGAGCGTAATGTCGCCGTAGCGATTGTCGATGCGTGCGCCTCCATTGCTACTGCGATAATCATTCGTTCAACACTCGTTTGGGCTGAAGGCTTAGAGCTAATTACCTTTATTGCGATCTTCACTGGTTTCCTGATATCGCAAACCATCATGCTATTGGTGACGCGTTACCGCGAACACCGTTATTCACGTGGTAATCTCGGCACGACAATGCAGCAAGCCTTTAAAGACAATAATATTGCCGTTGCCCTGCGTCATGGCGGCTACCTTATTAGTGTTGCGATCTCGGTAACGATAGCCAGCAATTATATCTATTATGATAGCGCCAGTCTGATGACAACATTAGGATCGTGGATGCTGTTTAGCCTCGTCATGTTAACCACCTTTACCATCTTAGCGATCATCGCCAAGAAAATTATTCTTAATGGCGTGAATATTAATAAAGAAGTGGATTTACAAAATAACGTCGGCATCGCTGCGATGGATATGGCAATTAATTTATCAATCGCCTTTATCCTAACAGCATTATTAATTTAA